From a region of the Gossypium raimondii isolate GPD5lz chromosome 10, ASM2569854v1, whole genome shotgun sequence genome:
- the LOC105776837 gene encoding serine/threonine-protein phosphatase 5, producing MPSMENEGSDVSRAEEIKNQANEAFKAHRYGQAIDLYTQAIELNSQNAVYWANRSLAHTKLEEYGSAIQDATKAIEVDPKYSKGYYRRGAAYLAMGKFKEALKDFQQVKRICPNDPDATKKLKECEKAVMKLKFEEAISVPESERRSVADSIDYRTIKVEPQYLGSKIEGDVVTLDFVKKMMDDFKNQKCLHKRYAFQIVLQMREMLQALPSLVDINVPDGSLLTVCGDVHGQFYDLINIFELNGLPSEENPYLFNGDFVDRGSFSVEVILTLFAFKCMCPSAIYLARGNHESKSMNKIYGFEGEVRSKLSETFVELFAEVFCYLPLAHVINQKVFVVHGGLFSVDGVKLSDIRAIDRFCEPPEEGLMCELLWSDPQPYPGRGPSKRGVGLSFGADVTRRFLQDNNLDLVVRSHEVKDEGYEIEHDGKLITVFSAPNYCDQMGNKGAFIRFEAPDLKPNIVTFSAVPHPDVKPMAYANNFLRMFQ from the exons ATGCCCAGTATGGAAAATGAAGGTTCTGACGTCTCACGAGCTGAAGAAATCAAAAACCAAGCTAATGAAGCATTTAAAG cACACAGATATGGTCAGGCTATTGACTTGTACACGCAGGCGATAGAGCTAAATAGTCAGAATGCAGTGTACTGGGCCAATCGCTCACTTGCTCACACCAAATTGGAAGAGTATGGTAGTGCCATACAGGATGCTACTAAGGCAATTGAAGTGGATCCTAAATATTCAAAG GGTTATTACAGACGAGGTGCAGCTTATCTTGCCATGGGGAAGTTTAAGGAAGCACTAAAGGATTTTCAACAG GTCAAAAGGATTTGTCCCAATGATCCTGATGCTACCAAGAAATTAAAGGAGTGTGAGAAAGCggtaatgaaattaaaatttgaagaagCGATTTCTGTACCCGAGTCGGAGAGGCGTTCTGTAGCTGACTCCATAGATTACCGCACCATCA agGTGGAGCCACAATATTTAGGGTCAAAAATAGAGGGAGATGTTGTTACTTTGGACTTTGTTAAGAAAATGATGGATGACTTCAAGAACCAAAAGTGTTTGCATAAAAG ATATGCATTCCAGATTGTCTTGCAAATGAGAGAAATGTTGCAGGCTCTGCCCTCTCTTGTAGATATTAATGTTCCTGATGGCAGTCTTTTAACTGTGTGCGGTGACGTGCATGGTCAG TTCTACGATCtgataaatatttttgagcTTAATGGTCTCCCTTCTGAAGAGAATCCATATCTCTTTAATGGTGACTTTGTTGATAGAGGATCTTTCTCTGTGGAGGTCATCCTCACACTATTTGCATTCAAGTGCATGTGTCCATCAG CTATTTACCTTGCTAGAGGGAATCATGAGAGTAAGAGCATGAACAAAATCTACGGCTTTGAGGGCGAGGTCAGGTCCAAGCTGAGTGAGACATTTGTGGAACTCTTTGCGGAAGTATTCTGTTATTTGCCTTTGGCTCATGTAATAAATCAGAAGGTCTTTGTCGTTCATGGAGGCCTTTTCAGTGTTGATGGGGTGAAACTCTCTGACATTAGAGCAATAGATCGATTTTGTGAGCCTCCTGAGGAAG GGTTGATGTGTGAATTGCTTTGGAGTGATCCACAACCTTACCCAGGACGAGGGCCTAGCAAGAGGGGAGTGGGTCTTTCTTTTGGTGCAGATGTGACAAGGAGATTTTTGCAGGATAACAATCTAG ATTTAGTAGTGCGATCTCATGAAGTAAAAGATGAAGGTTATGAGATTGAGCATGATGGTAAACTTATTACTGTTTTCTCTGCACCAAATTACTGTGATCAG ATGGGTAACAAGGGTGCATTTATTCGGTTCGAAGCCCCTGATTTAAAGCCAAATATTGTTACATTCTCAGCTGTG CCTCACCCTGATGTCAAACCGATGGCTTATGCCAATAACTTTCTCCGAATGTTCCAATAG